The Anoplopoma fimbria isolate UVic2021 breed Golden Eagle Sablefish chromosome 20, Afim_UVic_2022, whole genome shotgun sequence genome includes a window with the following:
- the otud7b gene encoding OTU domain-containing protein 7B isoform X1, giving the protein MTVDMDAVLSDFVRSTGAEPGLARDLLEGKNWDFTAALSDFEQLRQVHAGNLTYSLAENRTYPPLEKEMARVGRPLLHRQDEVVQAATEKRLSRGISHASSTIVSLARSHVSSTGGSSTEPLLDTPLCTFQLPDLTVYRDEFRGFIERDLIEQSMMVALEHAGRLNWWTKVVSNCQNLLPLATSGDGNCLLHAASLGMWGFHDRDLMLRKSLYALMDHGLEREALKRRWRWQQTQQNKESGLVYTEEEWQKEWNELLKLASSEPRIHYSTNGTNGAESSDEPVYESLEEFHVFVLAHVLRRPIVVVADTMLRDSGGEAFAPIPFGGIYLPLEVPAAKCHRSPLVLAYDQAHFSALVSMEQRDSSKDQAVVIPLTDSEHKMLPLHFAVDPGKDWEWGKDDTDNVMLASVALSLEAKLQMLHSYMTVTWLPLPCEQAPLAQPESPTASAGEDARTPPDSGESDKESVSSSSNGNGDTTTASTVNGGGSLAKNSSSSSSSSSSSGSAGAGTGTVGKDKTKKDKDKDKDKKRADSVANKLGSFGKSLGSKLKKNVGGLMTGKNAGAGGAKQDGVEKKKGSFRGRKGSKDSSPSAHASEDSGKGSPSSGSERLNGTGSSMSSSGGSSTESENYKYSADVKVSLGILRAAMQGERKLIFASLLTTSNRQPFQEEMIQRYLADAEERFRAEQEQQRRDAERKGVTNGIQPPKKETVAGTDLSYRPYEAKEELTEDAPPSFNQLKPSPLSPSMYSGVVPIPRPSFIDQTPVATPLTQHLHMHGYMDTRRQLAGGSPATSYPGLPSYATLPRHCPATQAPSHPQYNNSQGPASLSPSRLAPSYPPEFDPPDYPGAEPAGGSYTNGFRDMRSNLDSRSGQPPVRHYSLGSAGGLQSSRCRTPNCTYYGHPETGNYCSYCYREELKKREPELAIHRF; this is encoded by the exons ATGACCGTGGATATGGACGCAGTCCTGTCCGACTTTGTCCGTTCCACTGGAGCTGAACCAGGATTGGCCAGAGACCTGCTAGAGG gCAAGAACTGGGATTTCACCGCTGCCCTCAGTGACTTTGAGCAGCTACgacaggtgcatgctgggaaccTGACGTATTCGTTGGCAGAGAACAGGACGTATCCGCCGCTCGAAAAGGAGATGGCCAGGGTGGGGCGGCCTTTACTCCACCGCCAAGATGAGGTGGTGCAAG CTGCTACAGAAAAGCGCCTGTCGAGGGGCATTTCCCACGCCAGCTCCACCATCGTGTCGCTGGCGCGCTCTCACGTCTCGAGCACTGGAGGGAGCAGCACTGAGCCCCTCCTGGACACGCCCCTCTGCACTTTCCAACTACCAGACCTCACCGTGTACCGGGACGAGTTCCGTGGCTTCATCGAGAGGGATCTGATCGAGCAGTCCATGATGGTGGCCTTGGAGCATGCTG GGCGACTGAACTGGTGGACTAAAGTGGTTTCTAACTGTCAGAATCTGCTGCCTCTGGCAACAAGTGGAGACGGAAATTGCCTGTTACACGCCGCCTCGCTCG gtaTGTGGGGTTTTCACGACCGGGACCTGATGCTACGGAAGTCCCTCTACGCGCTGATGGACCACGGGTTGGAGCGAGAGGCACTGAAGCGCAGGTGGAGGTGGCAGCAGACCCAGCAGAACAAAGAG TCCGGTCTGGTGTACACGGAGGAGGAGTGGCAGAAAGAGTGGAATGAACTGTTGAAGCTTGCCTCCAGTGAGCCCAGAATACACTACAGCACCAACGGCACCAACGG GGCGGAGTCCTCAGACGAACCGGTGTACGAGAGTTTAGAGGAGTTCCACGTCTTTGTCTTGGCCCACGTCCTCAGGAGACCCATAGTGGTGGTGGCCGACACCATGCTGAGGGACTCGGGAGGAGAGG CCTTTGCTCCCATCCCGTTCGGAGGCATCTACCTACCGCTGGAGGTGCCAGCTGCCAAGTGCCACCGCTCGCCCCTCGTCCTGGCATACGACCAGGCGCACTTCTCTGCCCTGGTCTCCATGGAGCAGAGGGACAGTTCCAAAGACCAAG CAGTTGTGATCCCTCTAACCGACTCGGAGCACAAAATGTTGCCTCTGCACTTCGCTGTGGACCCTGGGAAAGACTGGGAGTGGGGCAAGGATGACACAGACAACGTGATGCTGGCAAG CGTGGCTCTTTCTTTGGAGGCCAAGCTCCAGATGTTACACAGCTACATGACGGTCACCTGGCTGCCCCTGCCCTGTGAG CAAGCACCTCTGGCCCAACCAGAGTCTCCCACAGCGTCAGCAGGAGAGGATGCCCGGACGCCTCCTGACTCAGGAGAGTCGGATAAGGAGTCCGTCAGCAGCAGCTCCAATGGCAACGGAGACACAACAACAGCATCCACGGTCAACGGAGGTGGGTCCTTGGCCAAgaacagctcctcctcctcatctagTTCCTCCAGCAGTGGGTCGGCCGGGGCGGGGACAGGAACAGTGGGGAAGGACAAAACCAAGAAGGACAAGGACAAggataaagacaaaaagagggCGGACTCTGTGGCCAATAAGCTCGGCAGTTTTGGCAAAAGCCTGGGCAGCAAGCTGAAGAAGAACGTGGGCGGGCTGATGACGGGAAAGAACGCCGGAGCTGGAGGTGCCAAGCAGGACGgtgtggagaagaagaagggctCGTTTAGGGGGAGGAAGGGCAGCAAGGATAGCTCGCCCTCAGCCCACGCCTCAGAGGATTCTGGGAAAGGCTCCCCCTCCTCAGGTAGCGAGCGCCTCAACGGAACGGGGAGCAGCATGAGCAGCAGCGGCGGGAGCAGCACCGAGAGCGAGAACTACAAGTACAGCGCCGACGTCAAGGTCAGCCTGGGCATCCTGCGAGCCGCCATGCAAGGGGAGAGGAAGTTAATCTTCGCCAGCCTTCTCACCACCAGCAACCGGCAGCCCTTCCAGGAGGAGATGATCCAGCGGTACCTGGCCGACGCAGAGGAGCGCTTTCGTGCCGAGCAGGAACAGCAGCGGCGCGACGCGGAGAGGAAGGGCGTCACCAACGGCATCCAGCCGCCTAAGAAGGAGACGGTAGCCGGAACGGACCTGAGCTACCGGCCTTATGAGGCCAAAGAGGAGCTGACGGAGGACGCGCCGCCTTCCTTCAACCAGCTCAAGCCCTCTCCTCTGAGCCCCTCCATGTACTCTGGAGTCGTGCCCATCCCCCGGCCCTCCTTCATCGACCAGACTCCTGTCGCAACCCCCCTCACCCAGCACCTTCACATGCACGGCTACATGGACACCCGGCGCCAGCTAGCCGGCGGTTCCCCGGCAACCTCCTACCCGGGCCTCCCCTCTTACGCCACCCTTCCCCGGCACTGCCCCGCAACGCAGGCTCCCTCCCATCCCCAGTACAATAACTCACAAGGCCCCGCCTCCCTGAGCCCCTCTCGCCTGGCGCCCTCGTACCCCCCCGAGTTCGACCCCCCAGACTACCCTGGGGCTGAACCTGCGGGAGGGAGTTACACCAACGGCTTCCGGGACATGCGCTCCAACTTAGACTCTCGGAGCGGGCAACCCCCGGTCAGACACTACTCGCTGGGCAGCGCCGGCGGTCTGCAGTCCAGCCGCTGTCGGACACCCAACTGCACCTACTACGGACACCCCGAGACGGGCAACTACTGCTCCTACTGCTACCGGGAAGAGCTGAAGAAGAGGGAGCCAGAACTAGCCATCCATAGGTTCTGA
- the otud7b gene encoding OTU domain-containing protein 7B isoform X2, with translation MTVDMDAVLSDFVRSTGAEPGLARDLLEGKNWDFTAALSDFEQLRQVHAGNLTYSLAENRTYPPLEKEMARVGRPLLHRQDEVVQAATEKRLSRGISHASSTIVSLARSHVSSTGGSSTEPLLDTPLCTFQLPDLTVYRDEFRGFIERDLIEQSMMVALEHAGRLNWWTKVVSNCQNLLPLATSGDGNCLLHAASLGMWGFHDRDLMLRKSLYALMDHGLEREALKRRWRWQQTQQNKESGLVYTEEEWQKEWNELLKLASSEPRIHYSTNGTNGAESSDEPVYESLEEFHVFVLAHVLRRPIVVVADTMLRDSGGEAFAPIPFGGIYLPLEVPAAKCHRSPLVLAYDQAHFSALVSMEQRDSSKDQVVIPLTDSEHKMLPLHFAVDPGKDWEWGKDDTDNVMLASVALSLEAKLQMLHSYMTVTWLPLPCEQAPLAQPESPTASAGEDARTPPDSGESDKESVSSSSNGNGDTTTASTVNGGGSLAKNSSSSSSSSSSSGSAGAGTGTVGKDKTKKDKDKDKDKKRADSVANKLGSFGKSLGSKLKKNVGGLMTGKNAGAGGAKQDGVEKKKGSFRGRKGSKDSSPSAHASEDSGKGSPSSGSERLNGTGSSMSSSGGSSTESENYKYSADVKVSLGILRAAMQGERKLIFASLLTTSNRQPFQEEMIQRYLADAEERFRAEQEQQRRDAERKGVTNGIQPPKKETVAGTDLSYRPYEAKEELTEDAPPSFNQLKPSPLSPSMYSGVVPIPRPSFIDQTPVATPLTQHLHMHGYMDTRRQLAGGSPATSYPGLPSYATLPRHCPATQAPSHPQYNNSQGPASLSPSRLAPSYPPEFDPPDYPGAEPAGGSYTNGFRDMRSNLDSRSGQPPVRHYSLGSAGGLQSSRCRTPNCTYYGHPETGNYCSYCYREELKKREPELAIHRF, from the exons ATGACCGTGGATATGGACGCAGTCCTGTCCGACTTTGTCCGTTCCACTGGAGCTGAACCAGGATTGGCCAGAGACCTGCTAGAGG gCAAGAACTGGGATTTCACCGCTGCCCTCAGTGACTTTGAGCAGCTACgacaggtgcatgctgggaaccTGACGTATTCGTTGGCAGAGAACAGGACGTATCCGCCGCTCGAAAAGGAGATGGCCAGGGTGGGGCGGCCTTTACTCCACCGCCAAGATGAGGTGGTGCAAG CTGCTACAGAAAAGCGCCTGTCGAGGGGCATTTCCCACGCCAGCTCCACCATCGTGTCGCTGGCGCGCTCTCACGTCTCGAGCACTGGAGGGAGCAGCACTGAGCCCCTCCTGGACACGCCCCTCTGCACTTTCCAACTACCAGACCTCACCGTGTACCGGGACGAGTTCCGTGGCTTCATCGAGAGGGATCTGATCGAGCAGTCCATGATGGTGGCCTTGGAGCATGCTG GGCGACTGAACTGGTGGACTAAAGTGGTTTCTAACTGTCAGAATCTGCTGCCTCTGGCAACAAGTGGAGACGGAAATTGCCTGTTACACGCCGCCTCGCTCG gtaTGTGGGGTTTTCACGACCGGGACCTGATGCTACGGAAGTCCCTCTACGCGCTGATGGACCACGGGTTGGAGCGAGAGGCACTGAAGCGCAGGTGGAGGTGGCAGCAGACCCAGCAGAACAAAGAG TCCGGTCTGGTGTACACGGAGGAGGAGTGGCAGAAAGAGTGGAATGAACTGTTGAAGCTTGCCTCCAGTGAGCCCAGAATACACTACAGCACCAACGGCACCAACGG GGCGGAGTCCTCAGACGAACCGGTGTACGAGAGTTTAGAGGAGTTCCACGTCTTTGTCTTGGCCCACGTCCTCAGGAGACCCATAGTGGTGGTGGCCGACACCATGCTGAGGGACTCGGGAGGAGAGG CCTTTGCTCCCATCCCGTTCGGAGGCATCTACCTACCGCTGGAGGTGCCAGCTGCCAAGTGCCACCGCTCGCCCCTCGTCCTGGCATACGACCAGGCGCACTTCTCTGCCCTGGTCTCCATGGAGCAGAGGGACAGTTCCAAAGACCAAG TTGTGATCCCTCTAACCGACTCGGAGCACAAAATGTTGCCTCTGCACTTCGCTGTGGACCCTGGGAAAGACTGGGAGTGGGGCAAGGATGACACAGACAACGTGATGCTGGCAAG CGTGGCTCTTTCTTTGGAGGCCAAGCTCCAGATGTTACACAGCTACATGACGGTCACCTGGCTGCCCCTGCCCTGTGAG CAAGCACCTCTGGCCCAACCAGAGTCTCCCACAGCGTCAGCAGGAGAGGATGCCCGGACGCCTCCTGACTCAGGAGAGTCGGATAAGGAGTCCGTCAGCAGCAGCTCCAATGGCAACGGAGACACAACAACAGCATCCACGGTCAACGGAGGTGGGTCCTTGGCCAAgaacagctcctcctcctcatctagTTCCTCCAGCAGTGGGTCGGCCGGGGCGGGGACAGGAACAGTGGGGAAGGACAAAACCAAGAAGGACAAGGACAAggataaagacaaaaagagggCGGACTCTGTGGCCAATAAGCTCGGCAGTTTTGGCAAAAGCCTGGGCAGCAAGCTGAAGAAGAACGTGGGCGGGCTGATGACGGGAAAGAACGCCGGAGCTGGAGGTGCCAAGCAGGACGgtgtggagaagaagaagggctCGTTTAGGGGGAGGAAGGGCAGCAAGGATAGCTCGCCCTCAGCCCACGCCTCAGAGGATTCTGGGAAAGGCTCCCCCTCCTCAGGTAGCGAGCGCCTCAACGGAACGGGGAGCAGCATGAGCAGCAGCGGCGGGAGCAGCACCGAGAGCGAGAACTACAAGTACAGCGCCGACGTCAAGGTCAGCCTGGGCATCCTGCGAGCCGCCATGCAAGGGGAGAGGAAGTTAATCTTCGCCAGCCTTCTCACCACCAGCAACCGGCAGCCCTTCCAGGAGGAGATGATCCAGCGGTACCTGGCCGACGCAGAGGAGCGCTTTCGTGCCGAGCAGGAACAGCAGCGGCGCGACGCGGAGAGGAAGGGCGTCACCAACGGCATCCAGCCGCCTAAGAAGGAGACGGTAGCCGGAACGGACCTGAGCTACCGGCCTTATGAGGCCAAAGAGGAGCTGACGGAGGACGCGCCGCCTTCCTTCAACCAGCTCAAGCCCTCTCCTCTGAGCCCCTCCATGTACTCTGGAGTCGTGCCCATCCCCCGGCCCTCCTTCATCGACCAGACTCCTGTCGCAACCCCCCTCACCCAGCACCTTCACATGCACGGCTACATGGACACCCGGCGCCAGCTAGCCGGCGGTTCCCCGGCAACCTCCTACCCGGGCCTCCCCTCTTACGCCACCCTTCCCCGGCACTGCCCCGCAACGCAGGCTCCCTCCCATCCCCAGTACAATAACTCACAAGGCCCCGCCTCCCTGAGCCCCTCTCGCCTGGCGCCCTCGTACCCCCCCGAGTTCGACCCCCCAGACTACCCTGGGGCTGAACCTGCGGGAGGGAGTTACACCAACGGCTTCCGGGACATGCGCTCCAACTTAGACTCTCGGAGCGGGCAACCCCCGGTCAGACACTACTCGCTGGGCAGCGCCGGCGGTCTGCAGTCCAGCCGCTGTCGGACACCCAACTGCACCTACTACGGACACCCCGAGACGGGCAACTACTGCTCCTACTGCTACCGGGAAGAGCTGAAGAAGAGGGAGCCAGAACTAGCCATCCATAGGTTCTGA